The following coding sequences are from one Rhipicephalus microplus isolate Deutch F79 chromosome 3, USDA_Rmic, whole genome shotgun sequence window:
- the LOC119183155 gene encoding 46 kDa FK506-binding nuclear protein yields MFWGVTLESGKRYSQVVDMSYHLSMAALEPKSGGEPVMVMLEHGKAEFLLCTLDQAHARQVALDLNFVEGEEVTFFLNGKGTVHLTGYLTDGLQDDTVSSDDEEEEEASMQDEEEEDEDNELALAPKRPLKLSKKVKESLMQAVNGDSEDDSDFDVDKVEDGTEDEDDDEDEEDSDEEEPEPAPALPHKRPAKKRLLGKSSNNASPSKEQATSSMPAAEPHDGVPKKKRKKMKQRSEGAAAVSGSPKIQQSPQGGAAGEKGTTLPGGVISTDLRLGNGPVAKPGKNVHVYYTGRLANSHVFDKCVSGKAFSFRLGKHEVIKGWETGIEGMKVGGKRRLVIPPNQAYGNTRMGSIPANSTLYFEVELRAVS; encoded by the exons ATGTTTTGGG GCGTCACACTGGAAAGCGGGAAGCGCTATTCCCAGGTGGTGGACATGTCGTACCACCTTTCCATGGCTGCACTCGAACCAAAATCAGGAG GAGAACCTGTCATGGTCATGCTAGAACACGGAAAGGCAGAGTTCCTGCTGTGCACATTGGACCAGGCACATGCCCGCCAGGTGGCACTGGACCTCAACTTTGTTGAGGGAGAGGAGGTGACCTTCTTCCTCAATGGCAAAGGCACAGTTCATCTGACAGGGTACCTGACCGATGGACTGCAAGATGACACTGTGTCCTCTGATGATGAAGAGGAGGAAGAGGCTTCTATGCAAGATGAAGAGGAGGAGGACGAGGACAATGAGCTAGCCCTAG CTCCCAAAAGGCCTCTCAAGCTCAGCAAAAAGGTCAAGGAATCGCTTATGCAAGCAGTTAATGGCGACAGTGAGGACGACTCTGACTTTGACGTGGACAAAGTGGAGGATGGAACAGAGGACGAGGATGATGACGAAGATGAGGAAGATTCGG ATGAAGAGGAGCCCGAACCAGCGCCGGCTTTGCCACACAAGCGCCCAGCCAAAAAGCGACTGCTTGGCAAGTCATCTAACAATGCATCCCCATCAAAGGAACAAGCTACAAGCTCCATG CCTGCAGCTGAGCCTCATGACGGAGTCccaaagaagaagaggaagaaaatgAAGCAGCGAAGTGAAGGTGCCGCTGCG GTTTCGGGGAGCCCAAAGATTCAGCAGTCGCCACAAGGAGGAGCAGCTGGTGAGAAAGGCACAACACTCCCAGGAGGTGTGATCAGCACAGACCTGCGGCTCGGGAATGGTCCTGTTGCCAAACCTGGCAAAAAT GTACATGTGTACTACACAGGTCGCCTGGCGAACAGCCACGTCTTTGACAAGTGCGTCTCGGGCAAAGCCTTTTCCTTCCGGCTAGGGAAGCACGAAGTCATCAAGGGCTGGGAAACTGGCATCGAAG GTATGAAAGTAGGTGGAAAACGCCGCCTGGTTATACCGCCCAACCAGGCATATGGCAACACTCGTATGGGATCCATTCCAGCTAACAGCACCCTGTACTTCGAAGTAGAGCTCAGGGCTGTCTCCTGA